In Melitaea cinxia chromosome 21, ilMelCinx1.1, whole genome shotgun sequence, the sequence TTGTGACGAGCTTGGTTTCGGACTAGGCGGCGTACTTTTTGACGGTGCTGGTGCTGCATCAGTATCAGGTTTATTAGCTTGTTTCTGACTATTTTCtggttgaaaatatttttcgaatCCCTTAGGAGGTTTCTTGCAAAATTCGTACCATTGATTCAATACAGAATCGAGAGCTGGCACACCAATGGATTGAAGTCTATGTCCATTAAAATGTAGTTTGGATAGCTGTGTCTGCGTTAGCTTAAGGCTCTTCCACATATTGTTTTatggtatttaatatttacaaaacttattttaatgaaatatttcacAATAAGATGGGTTATTATGTCACAATAATCGTCAAGAActacataggtctccacaaaaACATGGTTAAAAATATCTGTCAATAGTAATAATCATAGATTTAAGTTTAGTGTTGTATATTGCACAACGAAAATTCTAATGTCATTACAGTTTTATCATGTACATGATGACTACGTTTTTATTAGatctgatataaaataaataaattgtatttcttataacataagaataaaaatactttCTTCTCATTGTATCTGTGGttaattaaagattttattttgcgTCATTATAAAAGTGAGTTTTGATTTTAAAACGGCCTGTCCACTTCCCACCAGCAGGATAAGCACCATGAAAGTCCACACATAGGGAAAAgcttggagcttaatccacgcaTTACAccagtcaccacgctgctctacagtgggttggtggataataaatttattatgaacaCCTAACGACTGCTATAAGGTCTTTGTAATAAAAAGCAGGGCTGAAGGCTTTACAGGCTTTTCGAGACATGGTGGGGAGATCCATATAGTTGTATTTGTACGTCTATACGACGAAATAACATAAACGAATATTTGCAGTTTGCACTACAAGAAATATTTACCCTAAACAATAACGAACATGCGATCCCGGTGAGGTTAAAGTGACTACTCAAACTATTATATCAGACAAGTATATGAATCAAagtcattaatatatttatttatttattcttaatgtacaccaaaatacagacacatataaagaaagaaataatacaagatgtacaaaggcgatcttatcgctaaatagtgatttcttccagataacctttgggtactggacacgatacagtagcagcggttagaagtgtgcacaaattaaggatgaaaaatcaataataaatagataaaaactacgatatgatagacacataattattaaagaaaaaaagcatataaataagtaaatattttagtgtaggtatactatataatatacatatacacacacataaacatacatacacatataaaaatatatacatatatacacacacataaatatatacatatatgtacacataaagtaaactacaaatcgcgacagttatgacttaatgagcgacatattataatgctttttaaggcGTTGCTTGAAGCAAGCTTGTGTTggagcttgttttattgaaagcggaagagagtTCCACAGACGGACAGCATtaactattaatatttcttaatttgtttaattataattctcCGATACAACTCTTCAATTcagttgtatgaaaaatataggTGCCTGTTTCACTTCGTGTTGCTCTTTGTTCCAGTGTTTAAGATCGTATCGATTCAATACAAAATCGATAAAAATGTCGATAAATATAGCAATAAACGTGTACTAATATATTTACAGTTATCTGTGCGATAATACAACAATTTATAAAGTGGACctggctgtatggattatagtcctttgcctttccctattggggataaattttaaaacaacattataaaGTGGACACTGGACATCTGTCCAAGTAAATAAAAGAAGTAGGTTTTTCACTTTTATACCGTTGaaatcgtattaaaataatgattttatttttatcgttcaTCAAACGTCTCTAAATCTTACGTGTCTTTTGTGAGTCGATAGTCTTACTCTGTAAATTTATCTAacgttattttacttttgttaatAGTTATGGATCAAGAGAAACCAAGTTGTAGTGTAAATCATGGAAAACGGACTCGACCTTTGTTACTGCAACCAAGCCCGAAGATAGCGAGAATATCCGCTTACGCAAGTTCAACGTCTAGTTCCGTgcttaaaaattcaaaaaagttgAGTCCAAATTCACCTAGGAAGccaaaattattgtataacaagAGTGACGTACCAGCGCCAGGGACACCTGTTCCCGATAAACACGTTCGTAAGGCTGGTCCTTACCTGCTAGGCCCGAAACTAGGACCTAGTCCCGTTAAAAGCATAGTTCAGTGCTTAGCGCGTAAAGAAAAGACTGATGACTATTACCAAATAAAAATCCTAACTCTTCGTAATGAAGGGCAGGTTGAAACGCAAGATGACAGACAGGGGAAGATGCTTCTACACACCGAATATTCGCTATTATCTCTTTTGAAGGACCAGGATGGTGTTATTCATCATCATGGTTTGTTTAAGGTATGAAAATCTCCTTactacaaatgttttttttttacttggtcAGTTCTCCATTTCTATAGCAACTTGATACCCATCTAAAAGTTTTAAGTGAGAACATCCCTTGCTTTGTAAGATAAGCTTGACCTTCATTTATACATGTTTCTACTAGGGTTGTTACTTACTACTTACTCATggctatgttttattatttagtctGGTAAATGATATTTGGtactatacaaaattaattgcctcctttattttttattcttactgtcattttcatatatttattacagcaCAGGCTTTTGACTCTTGCACTGGTGGTTGTAGGTTGGATTCTTGCATgtggcaaatatttgtaatgtaatgatatttcaatgtgacattggcgaaatcatcagtactcatttggcactattgaaagcccaTAACCCTGAAGAATAAGAAGAATGTTATGATAAAAttgatatgtaatttatatttcaggATCACGCTCTCGAAGAAATACCAAATCCTAACGGACCAGGTTTCATTTATACAGGAAGAGTACGACAAAGGCTATTCTTAGTATTGGACTGTGTTACTGCACATCAGTTTAGCGAGAAAGGCAGTGAACTTATTAATTTACAACAGTATgttacaaaagtaaaaaaagttccAGAGAAAGaagcaatattaattttttatgatattgtCAGGGTTGTTGCTAATTTGCATAAGGTATgtctaataaattgttattttttgagAATATTCTATACATGCTTTAATTTTTATGGTCCAATTtgatatgtaatatgtatgcgTCAGGCTTTATAGATATACTATGAATACATAAGTAGGATACATAAAGAAATgccttgctcaaaatttggtgTAGCCTGACTAGCAatacctcaatcttacagaagatcacagctaaataacactgctatcaagtagtgttgtgttcctgtggtgagtaaggtggcctgATCTCCTGGGAGAGCATCAATAAGCTACAGTgtctgcttaccatcaggtagaaTTGTACAATTGTTTCCCACTTTTAggatattaaaagaaaaaaaaagtttgtgtgtcagctacgacgcacgactggagtttactcattcagatcaactgtctaaataggcacaaaaaaggcttacgaGTCTAAGAAacaagattaataccatatcaaatgttaaataaaagaaCCAAATAACACCATCTGTCGATGATACGCTATGATAaaatggcgttattagaaaacaacGTTACGCCTTTAGACTtaagcgatagatggcgttacgaaaaacgtaacgaggtcattagATTTtattcctcatatttttttcataccgggacCTTTTATGAAAATCCATTCTTAAGTTGTAAACTCAAAAAAGTTATCCTACTGTCAACTATTTACTACTTTCTTTAGTTTACTGGTAATTGCTAGGATaacataaacatttaataaattaactaaagaaatttaaaacaaacatattGCACAAGAAATTACTTTTATGCtaaaatcttattatttatcacttagacttaatgatatataaaaaaaaatgatttgagATATAACCATCTAATAGTATGTCTATAGTGCATTCAACGAAAGCAGATACCAGTggtaaacaaaacaaacaaaaccaaATGTCAAGTCTTGTGtacttacacaaatatttttaaaatgtaaaataaattttattttggttattactatttaaaaagtatttaaattttaactaagtttaaatgaaactGGTAGTAAATCTCTGATATAGTGGTAAAACTCTGCTATAAATTACTAATTGATATCATAAATTACTTTCAGAGAAACATAGTTCACAGAGACTTAAAACTTGGcaatatagttttaaatcaaAGGACTGGAAGGATTGTTATAACAAACTTTTGTCTTGGAACACATTTAGGAAGTGACAGGGATCTTTTAAAAGATCAAAGAGGTAAGGTATAACATCACGGTATACTTCATTCTCAAAActttatttgtaatgtttataatagagaattaattatttgtgattaataaaagaaaaaaaaatgtaaaaaatatgaactgaaaAAGGGACATATAAATATAAGGGGGGAAAATAAGATTCTAATTAACATAGCTAATATAAtaaccatgttttttattttgaatgtgaACAACCCATTAGATAGATAGTGTTAAAATATCGAGcaccacaaaataataataaaaagcatggtaaatataccattttaaattatttcagtaaGAACAAAATGTTTCTTATATCATTGATTTAAAAGattctttttgaagtaaaacttctttatgcacacttgacttggggattaagctggtgaatgcgtgacgagagcgagcgttatgaaaagtgtgatcgagcgaggcgaacggaagttgaaagggagatagagagagagagagagagttatgtttcgtatattgCTATACTGgcaactaaaaaagttttacttcagtcgtgtggtctaaagcacactcgttttttaatatctatcaaCTTTTATGTTTACCTTTAAAATGGGAAGCCACAACTCCCCGTTGTAGCATTGCATGGCACTGGGCTTTGTCTAGAAATTGGCTTTCTATTCCAACCTAAAATATTTATCGAATTTGTCTAGCAGAACCCAAGACAAGTTTCtcttatgatattatattttgaatttattagtattttatttcaaaattttgtataataatagcATAATTTTTAATGGTAACTCGAAAATATCTAAgacaattattaaagataataataagaCAGTGTTACTATGATAAGGAGTTGttctactaaatttatattttatatactgcCATATTACCATAGACTGCCATGCTTAGTTAAAAGACACTAAAGTATATTAATCataatctaaaaaatattagttttgaatttttaatgaaacaactttttcggattttatcgctgtttattaaaaaattattagatgcccgacgttttaGATACTTTACAGAAACCATGGTCATGGGAGGACATAGgatagtttttaatttctttgaatTTAATGATATTATACCAATGATTTAGGTTTGgtaaaatatattgtagtattttaataatgtaattgtaaatactGTAAttgtaatcattaaaaaaatgtaatagcgTAAACCTTTTAAAACAACAGTAAATAAAGGTGCCTATACTCGAGCAAGACcgtataatattacaaataattaattgacgAATTCTTACGTTTCAGGTTCTCCAGCATACATTTCCCCGGATGTATTAATGTGTAAGCCATATCTCGGTAAACCTTCTGATATGTGGGCTCTTGGTGTTGTATTGTACACAATGTTATATGGCCAGTTTCCGTTCTGTGATACAAGTTTGGCTCAATTATTTAGTCGTATTCAAGCTGCGAACTACAATATACCACCGTAAGTACTGTTATAGTTTAGTCAGTTTgatttaggattttttttttagatccTGTTATTGTgataagaaatttaattgtCAGACAAGATCGGTCGGGATAGCGGTccagatttttaatttatcttagtGCATggttttatgtatgtgtatcttaaaaaaaaaataatatattaaactacTAGttacttaacaaaataaatatagtgtTACTACACTAAGGGCCTGTTTtatcagttgtggataacgctatttgacagatgatgatacaaatagactttgacagcaaAATGTAGAATGGGCCAGTAGGACGTGTTTGTCCTCAAATAATAAATTGcaactttaagattaatatatgtgaataaaaatatctcataattATAGTAGAAttcaatgttaaaatataataatgaatcaaaaacatattactgtcggatactgtcatccgttTAATAGAGTTCCACAAGTGGTGAAACAGCCTCTGAATAAGTTTTTACTTAACTAAATTATCTGACTCTCaactaaattaattagttactaaattaaattactgaTTAATTGACTTATTATTTGACTAATTTACTAGGTACTATTATGAATATCTAGTTACTTGTTAAAACAATTGTTTACATTGATcatatcttttttgttttttgttttagggATGGTAACTCTGTGCAAGTTTCAGACAACACAGTGTTTTTAATTCAAAGGTTATTAGTAAAGGATCCCAAGCACAGATTGTTGGCAGATcaggtaataaatattaatttttcggAAATTATATTATCAACTTCTATGTCACACGTACCTGCACATACCCGCTCAGatataagataaattgttatatatatgcACATACCCGCTCAGATATATGAAAAATTTTCGTATATCATGCCGTCTGAGTTGTAACATTGGATTGTGGAgtgtaaaagtttttatatagtcttctttttttaattgttgtattttactctttcgtatttattaattgtaaactttttatatttatggcaAAATAAACAAGTTTTCTTCCTTTCTTTACTTATAATTTCTAGGTTCTAGACCAATTATCGAGTATAATAGCGAGTTACGTCGTAATACCGAATCCACCTGAAGATTTACAAGTAGTACCTGACATTCCACTGGACGGAGACAAGGAAAAACCAGCCAACAGTGGATCTACAGAAGTAGACAGAAAACCATTCCTCACGATACCAGAAAATGGAGAGAAAACACCTAATTCTAATGTAAGTTAATAGTTTGttatctgtaaaataaaatccatATTTTAGACGTATCTGTTAGGTTGTTGAGAAGACACTACAGATTGTTGAGAAGACAAAACAGATTGTTCGGTATGGTCGAGATACCAAcctcaatttaaatttgaaaatattttagatagtGTGACTAATGTAAGTTAAtgcaagggataaaaaaattacttaacctagtttttttttaaaattgtatttacaaCATGCACGAACTCTTATTTGCCCAAACCATTTATACtacataaaatagtaatatagtaatatataaaatagttgttTTATAATCGGCGTgcgtttttttacaatagtttaacttcagaCCAGCAGTTCTAAAACTGTCGAGAAATGCTATGAACCTAGTTTGGGAAAGGAGACTTAGATTAAGTAGATATggcccagcagtggtatgtaTACAGGATGCCAAGTGTGGTcgatattttgttgtaaatcttagtgtattatttattgcagAATAATATGCGTTTACTAGCTAACTAGCTGCTCGGACAGattttgttctgtcaaaagttaatagtaattttttttattttagtttttataaactattaaaacctttcgtgggccttcaagaacatacaaaaaataaattagccgaatcggtcgagccattctcgagttatgcgcttagcaacattaatttatatcaaagttattttgtgaaatatatattttcagttACTAATTACAAATACTTTGCCTATAAACTAATGCGTATAATATCTATTACAGGATGAACTAGGGGTTTTCTGCGTACCGCTCCCCGATTTTCTAGCTTTAAACTTCCCATCACCGACAAGAATGACACAAAATAGTATCTTGGTCCACCCAACAACCCCAGTCGAGTCGGCTAACCAAAATCAAAGACAAATAACCGTTCAAAGAATTGGCAGAGACGCTAGACCGTTATTACCATGCGAAATAGCCAGATATCAACACATGTTTACAAACCAACGCACAGATAATCCAAGAAGAACAGAAGTACAGAATTTTGTTCCGGAAACAAGAGAGCGAACGGAAAATTCTAGATTAAGAACATTAGCGCAGAGAATTCCAAGATTAAACGCTGTTTCAACGTCTAATCCAGACTTTAGAGTAATTCCTTGGTCGGAAAGATCTAGATTAGACCAGGATTACGTTTTAAGATTGCCAGTTCTAGATGTTTCTAGAATGGGTAATAGAATTATGAATCCGGCTCCAACGCATACGGTTAATCCTGAATCTGTTGTAAATAATCCAAGACAGCAAGCCGATAGTTCTGAAGCTgactataattaatattgatgaactagttgtgcccgcgacttcatttgcgtggaatttaacaaaatgttattggacagtttgcagagttatgaactaaaaaaaaaaaatctaaaataaaagtagcctaagttactcctattAAATTAGGTATctactagtgaaagtcccgtcaaaatcggtcctgccgtttcagagattagccggaacaaacagtcagatacacagacaaaaattataaaaaaatgttattttggtatatgtactgtgtacaCATACAAATGAATTTAGtgaaaagtggttattttaatattacaaacagacactccaattttatttatttctatagatattgatctacaacaaaatatttcaaatgattTTTGTACGCCGTTTTCTTGAtaattagtgtattttttttttattatgctattttattttttgactatttgtaatataatttttttttcagatgttTAAATTAGGGACGAAATTGTTATTCTATTTAGTacatataaattgtaattacttatttttactatatacaTAGCCGTGCAGATTTgttctatgaaaaaaaaaaaaataaaggtatgaaaattataaatttgatataacaattgtatacaattttgtaaaaaataattaatatatcttaaaacTTTCTTAGGAAAATCTTGCAAAATAGAGGTGTGCATACGGTACTTTCAGAATCTATTTAgagaattatttgaatatttatccttagtaataaatgtaaaattttacccCTAAAAGACCTGATATGAAATATAACAGATATAATTATGCTCAAAAATCATAACCATTCTTTggtaatcaattaaatatgagtattataatttagtagtgggtataaaaattaaagaaagtaaCATAAGAATATATAcctatagtatataatatatatgtatatatgtttataaaagtaaaagtgTCGCAAGTTGTATGTTTCTGTACGTTTCTTTAATTTACTTGTGATATTTGTGAttcgtatttttgtttttggttattttgatcataaaatatttttttgtataaataatatgaattatatattttgtactgtaatatatcatatataaaatGGCTTAATGATATAAGAGAATGATATGAAGCATAAATTAAACAGTTTTGTATGTACATGTAACTGATAAAGTAACTTCACAATGatttgtaaatgttataatCTGGGGCTCCTAGTATCCTTTTTCCATAATAAAAGTTGGAAAAACGAATTTGAagacataaaatatttcatttttcaagATATAATGTTATCTATAGGTGATAAATTTAGTTATCATTTGCATTACCAGAATtagtattcttatttttttttttaaataactaatgcGCACAGTCATtcagttagttcagcctattgcagtccactgctgcacacaagcctccccaagttgccagacatcccggttttccgtaatcctcatc encodes:
- the LOC123664024 gene encoding serine/threonine-protein kinase 40-like gives rise to the protein MDQEKPSCSVNHGKRTRPLLLQPSPKIARISAYASSTSSSVLKNSKKLSPNSPRKPKLLYNKSDVPAPGTPVPDKHVRKAGPYLLGPKLGPSPVKSIVQCLARKEKTDDYYQIKILTLRNEGQVETQDDRQGKMLLHTEYSLLSLLKDQDGVIHHHGLFKDHALEEIPNPNGPGFIYTGRVRQRLFLVLDCVTAHQFSEKGSELINLQQYVTKVKKVPEKEAILIFYDIVRVVANLHKRNIVHRDLKLGNIVLNQRTGRIVITNFCLGTHLGSDRDLLKDQRGSPAYISPDVLMCKPYLGKPSDMWALGVVLYTMLYGQFPFCDTSLAQLFSRIQAANYNIPPDGNSVQVSDNTVFLIQRLLVKDPKHRLLADQVLDQLSSIIASYVVIPNPPEDLQVVPDIPLDGDKEKPANSGSTEVDRKPFLTIPENGEKTPNSNDELGVFCVPLPDFLALNFPSPTRMTQNSILVHPTTPVESANQNQRQITVQRIGRDARPLLPCEIARYQHMFTNQRTDNPRRTEVQNFVPETRERTENSRLRTLAQRIPRLNAVSTSNPDFRVIPWSERSRLDQDYVLRLPVLDVSRMGNRIMNPAPTHTVNPESVVNNPRQQADSSEADYN